In a single window of the uncultured Dysgonomonas sp. genome:
- a CDS encoding phospholipase A, which yields MKSLYLLFMFALLVQTSLFAQETVLQDTIKVEKQKKDSTTSVGAFISHQTDAIIGSVFGPSKQLSNADSIINKFDANPSFGIYKDNYFIVGTQMLSKPTKYNSDAKFQISIMHRITNSTLPFKTYAFLTYTQKAFWDVFQDSFPFRDLNYNPTLGVGKALVRDNRFLGTLTFQFEHESNGKDGEDSRSWNKVSFGTYFTLDDHFTLQTKAWIPIVDGTNNKDIVKYSGWGLMAMEYSSPKKKYNIGCVVTKRGGVNLNANIELNFSIRLFSDDNQYLFLQYYNGYGESMLDYNKHRQRIRLGFVIKPTFITMY from the coding sequence ATGAAGAGTTTGTATCTCTTATTTATGTTTGCGCTTTTGGTGCAGACCTCTCTTTTTGCTCAGGAAACTGTATTGCAGGATACTATTAAGGTTGAAAAGCAGAAGAAAGACAGTACAACAAGTGTTGGAGCATTTATTTCTCATCAGACAGATGCCATTATAGGCTCAGTATTCGGACCATCCAAACAATTAAGTAATGCAGATAGTATAATAAATAAATTTGATGCAAACCCTTCTTTTGGAATATATAAAGACAACTATTTCATCGTGGGAACCCAGATGCTTAGTAAGCCAACGAAATATAATTCGGATGCCAAATTTCAGATAAGTATTATGCATAGGATTACCAATAGTACTTTGCCGTTCAAAACATATGCTTTTCTGACATATACTCAGAAAGCTTTTTGGGATGTTTTCCAGGATTCGTTTCCTTTTCGTGATCTGAATTATAACCCTACATTGGGGGTAGGGAAAGCCTTGGTACGCGATAATAGGTTTTTGGGAACGCTGACTTTTCAGTTCGAGCATGAGTCGAACGGAAAAGACGGGGAAGACTCCCGTAGTTGGAATAAAGTATCCTTCGGTACTTATTTTACCTTAGATGACCACTTTACTCTACAAACAAAAGCCTGGATACCGATTGTTGATGGAACGAATAATAAAGATATTGTAAAATACTCAGGCTGGGGACTTATGGCTATGGAATATTCAAGTCCTAAGAAAAAATATAATATAGGGTGTGTTGTAACAAAAAGGGGGGGAGTGAATCTGAATGCAAATATAGAACTGAATTTTTCGATACGATTATTCAGTGATGATAATCAATATCTCTTCCTTCAGTACTATAATGGTTATGGAGAATCTATGTTGGATTATAATAAACATAGGCAGCGTATAAGGCTGGGCTTTGTGATTAAGCCGACTTTTATAACTATGTATTGA
- a CDS encoding YkgJ family cysteine cluster protein: MKQYENLQLLAEKAESSFLLYYKKNKKRLMKMDTIVQQLHEDVSAEIDCLSCANCCKTLGPAIYDKDIERMAKALRIKPAEVVSKYLKMDEDGDYIFRSMPCPFLLSDNYCSIYEARPKACREYPHTDRKRFEQIYKLTVKNSATCPIAYEVLCRLINK; encoded by the coding sequence ATGAAACAATATGAAAATCTGCAGTTGTTAGCAGAAAAAGCAGAATCCTCATTTCTGCTATATTATAAGAAGAATAAGAAACGTTTAATGAAGATGGATACGATTGTTCAGCAATTGCATGAAGATGTATCTGCTGAAATAGATTGTTTGTCATGTGCCAACTGTTGTAAAACCTTAGGGCCTGCTATCTATGATAAAGATATAGAGCGTATGGCCAAAGCATTGCGGATAAAACCAGCCGAAGTTGTATCTAAGTATCTGAAAATGGATGAAGATGGAGATTATATCTTCCGGTCTATGCCTTGTCCATTTCTTTTGTCGGACAATTACTGTTCAATATATGAAGCTCGTCCCAAGGCTTGTAGAGAATATCCGCATACGGATAGAAAGAGATTTGAACAAATATACAAGCTAACTGTTAAAAATTCAGCTACTTGTCCGATAGCATACGAAGTGCTGTGCCGGCTTATTAATAAATAA
- a CDS encoding asparaginase, with protein sequence MIDVNAHILLIYTGGTIGMVENPVTGSLEPFDFAHLNSHLPELQRFRFHVDHIVFDPVIDSSEITPEHWKKIVRTIEYNYHKYDGFVILHGTDTMAYTASALSFMIENLQKPVVLTGAQLPIGKLRTDAKENLITALEIAADKDVLGNPIVPEVCIFFQNDLLRGNRATKVNADNFNAFKSYNYPNLGKSGIQIRYDRKVIHQPDYDKKTIFHYQLDTRIATLKLFPGINRQTVETILTLKNIKAIILETYGSGNAPLSPWFIRLVRETVKKGVVIVNITQCNTGMVDMHRYETGQELLKAGVVSGFDATFETAIAKLMFLVGHKYAKEDIQIRMRVPLIGEITRVEDRMNETI encoded by the coding sequence ATGATAGACGTAAATGCTCATATTCTATTGATTTATACCGGGGGAACAATCGGGATGGTCGAAAATCCGGTTACAGGTTCTCTTGAACCATTCGATTTTGCTCATTTAAATAGTCACTTACCCGAATTGCAGCGCTTCCGTTTTCACGTAGACCATATCGTGTTCGATCCGGTTATCGATTCATCGGAAATTACGCCGGAGCATTGGAAGAAGATAGTGCGGACGATTGAGTATAATTATCATAAATATGATGGTTTTGTAATCTTGCATGGCACCGATACTATGGCTTATACGGCATCTGCACTGAGCTTTATGATTGAAAACCTGCAAAAACCCGTGGTTCTTACAGGCGCGCAGTTACCAATTGGTAAGCTGAGGACCGATGCTAAAGAGAATCTTATTACGGCTCTTGAGATAGCAGCAGACAAAGACGTTCTGGGTAATCCTATTGTACCCGAGGTGTGTATCTTCTTCCAAAATGATCTGCTGAGGGGCAACCGGGCTACTAAGGTAAATGCAGATAATTTCAATGCATTCAAATCTTATAATTATCCAAATCTGGGAAAGTCGGGAATACAGATTAGGTATGACAGAAAGGTTATACATCAGCCTGATTATGATAAGAAGACAATATTTCATTATCAGCTGGATACCCGTATTGCAACCTTGAAGTTGTTCCCCGGGATTAACAGGCAAACAGTAGAGACAATACTGACTTTGAAAAATATTAAAGCCATTATTCTCGAAACTTACGGTTCGGGAAATGCACCTTTATCTCCGTGGTTTATCCGTCTCGTACGCGAAACTGTAAAAAAAGGCGTTGTAATAGTAAACATCACTCAATGTAATACCGGTATGGTTGATATGCATCGCTACGAAACAGGACAAGAGTTACTTAAAGCCGGAGTAGTAAGCGGATTTGATGCTACATTCGAAACCGCTATAGCAAAACTCATGTTTTTGGTTGGACACAAATATGCAAAAGAAGATATTCAGATTAGGATGAGGGTGCCGTTGATTGGAGAGATAACGCGTGTTGAAGATAGAATGAATGAAACAATATGA
- a CDS encoding TatD family hydrolase, whose translation MYLYNIHTHKAGSEEMNGYKVQYILNTSPGDFEKEILAPDNIRFSCGVHPWDADNAGEQLTRLNEVVPNKLVLAIGEAGLDKLKGPDMRVQENVFRQQIELAMSVNKPLVIHCVRAWDLLMALYKEYKSDIPWIIHGYRGNIEQTKQLVRLGFKFSVGEFFNEDAIRHIPINSLFCETDISEISICKVYEAVSLVLGLSFNQFVEIIADNMSVISK comes from the coding sequence ATGTACCTATACAATATTCATACACATAAAGCAGGTTCGGAAGAGATGAACGGATATAAGGTACAGTATATACTGAATACTTCACCCGGAGATTTTGAAAAGGAGATTTTGGCGCCTGATAATATCCGGTTCTCATGTGGTGTACATCCCTGGGACGCAGACAATGCCGGGGAACAATTGACGCGATTAAATGAAGTTGTACCGAATAAGTTGGTTTTGGCTATCGGAGAAGCCGGGTTGGATAAATTGAAAGGGCCTGATATGAGAGTCCAGGAAAATGTGTTCAGGCAGCAAATCGAGCTAGCTATGAGCGTAAATAAGCCATTGGTAATCCACTGTGTAAGAGCTTGGGACCTATTGATGGCTTTGTACAAGGAATATAAGTCAGATATTCCATGGATAATTCATGGGTATAGAGGAAATATTGAACAAACAAAACAGCTTGTGAGACTTGGCTTCAAATTCTCTGTAGGAGAGTTTTTTAACGAAGATGCGATACGGCATATTCCAATCAATTCTCTTTTCTGTGAAACGGATATATCTGAAATTTCTATTTGTAAGGTGTATGAGGCTGTTTCATTAGTTTTGGGGCTTTCATTTAATCAATTTGTCGAAATTATTGCAGATAATATGAGTGTTATCTCTAAATAG
- the folE gene encoding GTP cyclohydrolase I FolE yields MQEEQNIELLAKHYKEIINLLGENADREGLLSTPVRVAKAMQFLTKGYHEDPEEILRKAFFKEDYRQMVIVKDIDFYSMCEHHMLPFWGKAHVAYIPNGYITGLSKIARVVDVFARRLQVQERMTLQIKECIQKTLNPLGVMVVIEAQHMCMQMRGVEKQNSTTTTSDFTGVFNQAKTREEFINLIR; encoded by the coding sequence ATGCAAGAAGAACAAAATATAGAACTGCTGGCAAAGCATTACAAGGAAATTATAAACCTGTTGGGCGAAAATGCGGATAGAGAAGGGTTGCTAAGTACCCCGGTAAGAGTTGCAAAGGCCATGCAGTTTTTAACTAAGGGTTATCATGAAGACCCTGAAGAAATCCTGAGAAAAGCCTTCTTTAAAGAGGACTACAGACAAATGGTAATAGTTAAAGATATAGACTTTTATTCCATGTGCGAACATCATATGTTGCCGTTTTGGGGGAAGGCGCATGTAGCTTATATTCCGAATGGCTATATCACGGGGCTGAGTAAGATAGCCCGTGTCGTGGATGTTTTTGCCCGACGCCTGCAAGTGCAGGAGCGTATGACTCTTCAGATAAAGGAATGTATTCAGAAAACACTTAACCCGCTCGGGGTCATGGTGGTGATAGAGGCTCAGCATATGTGTATGCAGATGCGGGGCGTGGAGAAGCAGAATTCGACAACCACAACTTCCGACTTCACCGGAGTATTTAATCAGGCAAAGACCCGCGAAGAGTTTATCAATCTTATCCGATAA
- a CDS encoding SPOR domain-containing protein, with translation MKKSLYIFLVLCLFSGFALAQDDNKTIIDELNSSKWGQGNIKVMQDEAVQNILGVRQITVIDTTKTVGVIDPTANFTKVRGFKIQVFSGNNQQRSKREAESKQAQVKSAFPELETVVSFQSPFWRLRVGNFTSRADADGVLKEMKKTFPAFGREMYVVPDVVKKPVQ, from the coding sequence ATGAAAAAAAGTCTTTATATCTTTCTTGTTCTGTGCCTGTTTTCAGGTTTTGCGTTAGCACAGGATGATAATAAAACGATTATAGATGAACTGAATTCATCTAAATGGGGACAAGGAAATATCAAAGTGATGCAGGACGAAGCTGTACAGAATATACTGGGGGTTCGTCAGATTACTGTTATAGATACTACAAAAACAGTGGGTGTAATCGACCCTACAGCCAATTTTACAAAAGTAAGGGGCTTTAAGATTCAGGTTTTTTCGGGCAATAACCAACAACGTTCGAAAAGAGAAGCCGAATCGAAGCAGGCACAAGTTAAATCTGCTTTCCCTGAGTTGGAGACAGTAGTGAGCTTTCAGTCTCCATTCTGGCGTTTGCGCGTTGGCAATTTTACAAGCAGGGCAGATGCCGATGGTGTGCTTAAAGAGATGAAAAAAACATTCCCGGCCTTCGGGCGGGAGATGTATGTTGTACCCGATGTTGTGAAAAAACCGGTACAATAA